One genomic region from Phragmites australis chromosome 1, lpPhrAust1.1, whole genome shotgun sequence encodes:
- the LOC133890138 gene encoding NDR1/HIN1-like protein 13 yields MIHGHGHGRVLPVASSSDFSGEMNQSAHSSSDPSSSPLYSFHFEKPFPPPPPPPPQPGAYVVQVPKDKVFRVPPPENAHLFEHYTRRAKRRSRCSCVRVCTCLLAAVLALAVLLAALAGVMYLVFRPKRPAYSVQALAVSGLGGIGNASAAGPFSPAFDATVRADNPNGKIGVHYDGDASHVSVSYDGVVLADGAWPSFYQEPQNVTVFVAKEKGSGIRFSQSVRGQMAAAERLRSVPFDVGIEVPVRLQLGKVKAWAVPLRVRCTVAVDRLAADAKVVSRSCDMKGILFWWN; encoded by the coding sequence ATGATCcacgggcacgggcacggccgCGTCCTCCCGGTGGCGTCGAGCTCGGACTTCTCCGGCGAGATGAACCAATCCGCACACTCCTCCTCCGACCCCTCCTCCAGCCCACTCTACAGCTTCCACTTCGAGAAGCCCTTCCCGCCgccccctcctccgccgccgcagcccggCGCTTACGTGGTGCAGGTGCCAAAGGACAAGGTCTTCCGCGTCCCCCCGCCCGAGAACGCGCACCTCTTCGAGCACTACACCCGCCGCGCCAAGCGCCGCAGCCGCTGCTCCTGCGTCCGCGTCTGCACGTGCCTGCTGGCGGCGGTCCTCGCGCTCGccgtcctcctcgccgccctcgCCGGCGTCATGTACCTGGTCTTCAGGCCCAAGCGGCCGGCGTACTCCGTCCAGGCGCTCGCCGTGTCAGGCCTCGGTGGCATCGGAAACGCCTCCGCCGCGGGCCCGTTCTCGCCGGCTTTCGACGCGACCGTGCGCGCCGACAACCCGAACGGCAAGATCGGCGTGCACTACGACGGCGACGCGAGCCACGTCTCCGTGTCGTACGACGGCGTCGTCCTGGCCGACGGCGCGTGGCCGTCGTTCTACCAGGAGCCCCAGAACGTGACGGTGTTCGTGGCGAAGGAGAAGGGGTCCGGGATACGGTTCTCGCAGAGCGTGCGCGGGCAGATGGCCGCGGCGGAGCGGCTCCGTTCGGTGCCGTTCGACGTGGGCATCGAGGTGCCCGTGCGGCTGCAGCTCGGCAAGGTGAAGGCGTGGGCCGTGCCCCTGAGGGTGCGGTGCACTGTGGCGGTCGACAGGCTCGCCGCCGACGCGAAGGTGGTGTCCAGGTCGTGCGACATGAAGGGGATCCTGTTCTGGTGGAACTGA
- the LOC133922918 gene encoding transcription factor GAMYB-like, which produces MYRVKSESDCEMILQDQMDSPVADDGSSGWGSPHRGGGPPLKKGPWTSAEDAILVNYVKKHGEGNWNAVQKNTGLFRCGKSCRLRWANHLRPNLKKGGFTPEEERLIIQLHAKMGNKWARMAAHLPGRTDNEIKNYWNTRIKRCQRAGLPIYPASVCNQSPNEDQQVSSDFNWGENLSNDLLNGNGLYPPDFTSDNFIANPEAYAPQLSAVSISNLLGQSFASKSCSFTDQVDQSGMLKQSGGVLPALSDTIDGVLSSMGQFSNDSEKLKQALSFDYLNEANASSKTIAPFGVALTGSHAFLNGNFSASRSTNGPLKMELPSLQDTESDPNSWLKYTVAPAMQPTELVDPYLQSPIATPSVKSECASPRNSGLLEELLQEAQTLRSGKNQQLSVRSSSSSAGTPCETTTVVSPEFDLCQEYREEHPSSFFNEYAPFSGNSFTESTPVCATSPDIFQLSRISPAQSPAMGSGELVVEPKCESGGSPRPENFRPDALFSGNTADQSVFNNAIAMLLGGDMNAECKPALGDGIVFDPSSWRNMPHACEMSEFN; this is translated from the exons ATGTACCGGGTGAAGAGCGAGAGCGACTGCGAGATGATCCTTCAGGACCAGATGGACTCGCCGGTGGCCGACGACGGCAGCAGCGGCTGGGGCTCGCCTCACAGGGGCGGCGGCCCGCCCCTGAAGAAAGGGCCCTGGACGTCGGCGGAGGACGCCATCCTGGTTAACTACGTCAAGAAGCACGGCGAAGGGAACTGGAACGCGGTGCAGAAGAACACTGGGCTGTTCCGCTGCGGCAAGAGCTGCCGCCTCCGGTGGGCGAACCACCTGAGGCCCAACCTCAAGAAGGGGGGCTTCACCCCCGAGGAGGAGCGGCTCATCATCCAGCTCCACGCCAAAATGGGGAACAAGTGGGCGAGGATGGCTGCTCAT TTGCCCGGGCGTACAGACAATGAGATTAAGAACTACTGGAACACTCGAATAAAGAGATGTCAACGAGCCGGCCTTCCTATCTATCCTGCTAGTGTATGCAATCAATCTCCAAATGAAGATCAGCAAGTCTCTAGTGATTTTAACTGGGGCGAGAATCTATCCAATGATCTTCTGAACGGGAACGGTCTTTATCCACCGGATTTTACCAGTGACAATTTCATTGCTAATCCAGAGGCTTATGCACCACAGCTTTCAGCTGTTTCAATAAGCAATTTGCTCGGCCAGAGCTTTGCATCAAAAAGTTGTAGCTTCACGGATCAGGTAGATCAGTCAGGGATGCTGAAACAATCTGGCGGTGTGCTTCCTGCATTGAGTGATACAATCGATGGTGTGCTTTCCTCGATGGGTCAATTTTCAAATGACTCTGAGAAGCTCAAGCAGGCTTTAAGTTTTGATTATCTCAATGAAGCCAATGCTAGCAGCAAGACTATTGCACCTTTTGGGGTTGCACTTACTGGCAGCCATGCCTTTTTAAATGGCAACTTCTCTGCTTCTAGGTCCACAAATGGTCCTTTGAAGATGGAGCTCCCTTCACTCCAAGATACTGAATCTGATCCAAATAGCTGGCTCAAGTATACTGTGGCTCCTGCAATGCAGCCTACTGAGTTAGTTGATCCTTACCTGCAGTCTCCAATAGCGACCCCATCAGTGAAATCTGAGTGTGCGTCGCCGAGGAACAGTGGTCTTCTGGAAGAGCTGCTTCAGGAAGCTCAAACACTACGATCTGGGAAGAACCAACAGCTGTCTGTCAGAAGTTCAAGTTCCTCTGCTGGTACACCATGTGAGACTACTACGGTGGTTAGCCCAGAGTTTGATCTCTGTCAGGAATATAGGGAAGAACATCCCAGTTCTTTCTTCAATGAATATGCCCCCTTCAGTGGAAATTCATTCACTGAATCCACTCCTGTTTGTGCCACATCACCTGACATCTTTCAGCTCTCGAGAATTTCTCCTG CACAAAGCCCTGCAATGGGTTCTGGCGAGCTGGTGGTAGAGCCTAAATGCGAGTCGGGAGGTTCACCTCGTCCTGAAAACTTCAGGCCAGATGCACTATTCTCCGGAAATACAGCTGATCAGTCAGTTTTCAACAATGCCATAGCAATGCTCCTGGGCGGTGACATGAATGCCGAGTGCAAACCTGCTCTCGGTGATGGAATTGTGTTCGATCCTTCCTCATGGAGGAACATGCCACATGCCTGTGAAATGTCGGAATTCAATTGA
- the LOC133922930 gene encoding uncharacterized protein LOC133922930 has translation MALEANQAALLCIKKVLRSSIRKGYRFVSEHPILFCLGVFLYLLYRSSPRFFVFLLSSSPVIICTTLLLGILLSYGEINLPEASEDHKGTPEISAFKVGNSSSDVHFEANQRLSVPGFRENTSNSKERETKQTVFVRERASEHVDLDDDVPLLRRVDEEDERSDRRNMPRTLTPFPSMAIFCQEVGTGDDLNFNKEIQSEDSFFIQGRTDGQSSLFDGALLSGLNEKDTSFGLFSSSENVNKHVDHEENLNHKRVFKDSAASKEREISEEKATEGFAGTSKPACAVSVHQWKKNNGLNIDTSNVVEDNLLDSSLGSPWARVRSQDGSSGFDSDRAESSSPDASMTDIAPVLDEIDPLLGADSTHPDPIPKDDSDTDSHVSEDHQIDDESNDEGDENDAKDNVEGKKKDEGREAAFLWTADDEKNLMDLGYSEMERNRRLEILMARRRSRKNIRFEIDSNLINIDSNGAGRGLDDLSHFRAQVPPISVPRRNPFDLPYDSEEAAIPSSAPSILHARKNLFDLPLEQSNESGIPAHDSLNSGESVASSHRDMFFRRRDSFNFGREDATQERRFSRLKAYYLPETVERNGSNFQRQFSDKSESKLISVAESDVASSVADQEDHNDHDEKNLQVEHESPAPALLRQDSDLADVGSECSDGINSIDVEQDNSDIDDREIALQHFVFERSQEREAYLASTNGKGREEDYMPKLAGNSTMPFHPVPDLFSWEDGDGDSSLGAKPSFQPNTEAECSEWVSSSRPAEEGESGSGYLSGYLDTEIASNSSTVVLGASNPAKKDGNVDLMSYSINDVSLDNLIHGSMELPSEFVQGTFPVISMDLHPIPEERVVENFNMQEKHETAIFTDSAAALTGLHVTKEHFDVGSDGSLSSAVISSYPQASDVIQSPSSDPAEVLNPFVSMAAEPNKVDIGDMKEETTAGYLLDSDDEAGKIYPEPMEDSGFDENFLSELDAVGDFRVESMRLDRQVLDCGSHSDSPANGVPADSMIGPQMSDSVSLIMSEASVVDSREDSPLVDDLNDHEFSWSCGASHGDPEQTVYNPRIRILESNPFEAMSTELKPPCDETEVPSGDTPSAVMLAVGSSETEVSKNESMTTTTDSEIAILDAKSLEDIETALKLVSDGVSAKASTDTETSHISSVNVDSEPKDVAGQPHVIDAKSVEDIHAAFREQCDSVVNGSLEENEDKDGYGDTAESTNHDKFLEAIHAESPHNVGDAREAEPVESTSNMSSNEAMIQYDTNAVFKKLSDGSAKSTVQAMESEDACERK, from the exons ATGGCTCTTGAGGCAAACCAAGCTGCTCTTCTATGTATCAAGAAAGTTTTGAGGTCCTCCATTAGAAAAGGCTATAGATTTGTTTCCGAACACCCAATCCTTTTCTGTTTGGGTGTTTTTCTCTATTTGTTGTACAGATCTTCACCAAGGTTCTTTGTGTTCCTGCTTTCCTCTTCTCCTGTAATTATATGTACTACTCTTCTTCTTGGAATCCTACTGagttatggagaaattaatctTCCTGAGGCTAGTGAAGATCACAAGGGTACTCCAGAAATTTCAGCTTTCAAGGTTGGGAATTCGTCCAGTGATGTTCACTTTGAGGCAAATCAGAGACTTTCAGTGCCTGGATTCAGGGAGAATACATCAAACTCCAAAGAGAGGGAAACTAAACAGACAGTTTTTGTCAGAGAGAGGGCTAGCGAGCAtgttgatctggatgatgatgttCCTCTTCTGAGGAgagttgatgaagaagatgagagatCTGATCGGCGTAACATGCCTAGAACATTAACACCATTTCCTTCTATGGCCATTTTTTGTCAAGAGGTTGGGACTGGGGATGATTTGAACTTCAACAAGGAAATACAATCAGAAGATTCATTTTTCATACAGGGTAGGACTGATGGGCAGAGTAGCCTATTTGATGGTGCCCTTCTTAGTGGTTTGAATGAGAAAGATACATCCTTTGGCTTGTTTTCGTCCAGTGAGAATGTTAATAAACATGTTGACCATGAGGAAAATCTGAATCATAAGAGAGTATTTAAAGATTCAGCAGCCAGCAAAGAGAGAGAAATTTCTGAAGAGAAGGCAACTGAAGGGTTTGCTGGAACTAGCAAACCAGCTTGCGCCGTCTCCGTtcaccaatggaaaaagaacaACGGGCTCAATATTGATACTAGCAATGTTGTTGAGGACAACTTGCTTGATTCCTCTCTTGGCTCACCATGGGCAAGAGTTCGCAGTCAGGATGGTTCATCTGGTTTTGACTCTGATCGGGCAGAGAGTTCTTCTCCTGACGCTTCTATGACTGACATTGCTCCAGTTCTTGACGAGATTGACCCACTTTTGGGTGCTGACTCCACTCACCCTGATCCTATTCCAAAGGATGATTCAGACACTGATTCTCATGTCTCAGAGGATCATCAAATTGACGATGAAAGTAATGATGAAGGTGATGAAAATGACGCTAAAGATAATGTggaggggaagaagaaagatgaaggGAGGGAAGCTGCATTTCTTTGGACAGCAGATGATGAGAAGAATCTGATGGATCTCGGGTATTCTGAGATGGAAAGGAACCGCAGGTTGGAGATTTTGATGGCAAGGCGAAGGTCCAGGAAGAACATAAGATTTGAAATTGACAGCAACTTGATAAATATTGATAGTAATGGTGCTGGTAGGGGTTTAGATGACTTGTCACACTTCCGTGCACAAGTACCACCTATTTCAGTGCCAAGGAGGAACCCTTTTGACCTTCCTTATGATTCTGAAGAAGCGGCAATTCCCAGCTCAGCTCCTTCAATTCTGCACGCACGGAAGAACCTATTTGATCTGCCCCTTGAACAGTCCAATGAGAGTGGTATCCCTGCACATGATAGTTTAAACTCTGGAGAATCTGTGGCATCTTCTCATCGTGACATGTTCTTCAGAAGGCGTGACAGCTTCAACTTTGGAAGGGAGGATGCAACCCAGGAGAGACGTTTTTCTAGACTTAAGGCATATTATCTCCCTGAAACAGTGGAACGGAACGGAAGCAATTTCCAAAGACAGTTCAGTGATAAGAGTGAATCTAAATTGATATCTGTTGCTGAATCTGATGTGGCTTCATCGGTTGCTGATCAGGAGGATCACAATGACCATGATGAAAAGAATTTGCAGGTGGAGCATGAGTCACCAGCTCCAGCTCTTCTGAGACAAGATAGTGACCTTGCAGATGTTGGAAGTGAATGCTCAGATGGTATCAACTCCATAGATGTTGAACAAGACAACAGTGACATTGATGACCGTGAGATTGCTCTACAGCACTTTGTCTTTGAAAGATCGCAAGAAAGGGAAGCATATCTTGCCTCAACAAACGGAAAGGGTCGTGAAGAAGATTACATGCCCAAGTTGGCTGGGAATTCCACAATGCCATTTCATCCGGTTCCTGATCTGTTTAGCTGGGAAGATGGAGATG GTGACAGCAGCCTTGGTGCTAAACCTTCTTTCCAACCTAACACCGAAGCTGAATGCTCAGAATGGGTTTCGTCCTCCAGGCCAGCTGAGGAGGGCGAATCAGGTTCTGGATACCTTTCAGGGTATCTTGACACTGAAATTGCATCAAATTCAAGCACAGTTGTTCTTGGTGCAAGCAATCCAGCCAAGAAAGATGGAAATGTTGACCTCATGTCCTATTCAATCAATGATGTGTCATTAGATAACTTGATTCATGGGTCTATGGAGCTGCCTTCTGAATTTGTGCAGGGAACATTTCCGGTCATATCTATGGACCTGCATCCTATCCCTGAGGAGAGAGTTGTGGAGAACTTCAATATGCAAGAAAAGCATGAAACGGCAATATTTACTGATTCAGCTGCTGCCTTGACTGGCTTGCATGTAACCAAAGAACACTTTGATGTTGGATCTGATGGAAGTCTGAGCTCTGCAGTCATTTCCTCGTATCCTCAAGCAAGTGATGTCATCCAATCTCCATCAAGTGATCCTGCAGAAGTCTTGAATCCCTTTGTTTCCATGGCTGCTGAACCTAACAAGGTGGATATAGGTGACATGAAAGAAGAAACAACTGCAGGATATCTACTTGATTCTGATGACGAAGCCGGTAAAATCTACCCTGAGCCTATGGAGGACAGTGGATTTGATGAAAATTTCCTGTCGGAATTGGATGCAGTGGGAGACTTCCGAGTAGAATCAATGAGACTGGACCGGCAGGTGCTGGATTGTGGTTCCCATTCTGATAGCCCTGCCAATGGTGTTCCTGCAGATTCCATGATTGGCCCACAGATGTCTGACAGCGTCTCCTTGATCATGTCAGAAGCCAGTGTTGTAGACTCCAGGGAAGACTCTCCATTGGTCGATGACCTAAATGACCACGAATTTAGTTGGTCATGTGGAGCATCTCATGGTGACCCTGAGCAGACTGTCTACAATCCTCGGATACGGATTCTTGAATCAAACCCCTTTGAAGCAATGAGCACGGAGTTGAAGCCACCGTGCGATGAGACAGAAGTGCCTTCTGGTGATACACCTTCAGCAGTGATGTTAGCAGTTGGATCAAGTGAAACGGAGGTCAGTAAAAATGAGTCCATGACAACTACAACTGATTCTGAGATAGCGATTCTTGATGCAAAGTCTCTGGAGGATATAGAAACTGCATTAAAATTAGTTAGCGATGGTGTGTCTGCTAAGGCCAGCACGGACACTGAAACTTCACACATCTCTAGTGTTAATGTTGATTCAGAGCCCAAAGATGTTGCGGGACAGCCGCATGTCATCGATGCAAAATCCGTGGAAGACATACATGCTGCTTTCAGGGAGCAATGTGATTCTGTTGTAAATGGTAGTTTGGAAGAAAATGAAGATAAGGATGGATATGGAGATACTGCAGAATCCACAAATCATGATAAATTTCTAGAAGCAATACATGCCGAAAGTCCGCATAATGTCGGAGATGCTAGGGAGGCTGAACCAGTGGAGAGTACAAGCAATATGAGTTCTAATGAGGCAATGATCCAATATGACACTAATGCAGTGTTCAAGAAGCTCTCTGATGGCAGTGCCAAGAGTACTGTTCAGGCAATGGAGTCTGAGGATGCTTGTGAAAGAAAATAG